The following nucleotide sequence is from Candidatus Binatia bacterium.
GCCGACCGCTTCTTCTACGGGTATCACCTTAAGCATAAATCTCTCGAACGAGCACGGTTCTTTATATATCGCTCTCCCATTTAATTTTCCAACGTGGGTTGTCTTTCGCCGGCACGAATATGATAGAAGCAGGCTCATGCCGCTCTGGAAGCTGGTCCGTTATTTTCTCTACCTCGGCACTTTCGGTTTCGGCGGGCCGGTCGCGCTGGTCGGCTTCATGCACAGGAACCTGGTCGAGCAACGACGTTGGATCACCGACGATACCTACAAGCTGTCCCTCGCGCTCGCTCAGATCATGCCGGGACCGTTAGCGGCACAAGTCGCAATCGCAATTGGATATTTCGAGGCCGGCGTGCTGGGCGCAACGCTCGCCGGTCTGGCTTTCGTGCTGCCTTCGTTTTTGATGGTGGTCGCCATCTCGTTGGCCTACGTCGCGTACGGCGGGCTGTGGTGGATGCAGGCGCTTTTCTACGCGATCGGCGCCACGGTCATCGCCATCATCGCCATCGCCGCTTACAAGCTCGCCCGCAGCACCAACAAGCGCGATCCGCTGCTCTGGGGCATCTTCGTCGCGCTCACGGCGGTGACCGTGTGGACTCAGGCCGAGCTGGCGGAATTCTTTATTCTTTCGGGGTTGCTGGTTCTGCTCACCCACGCGTGGCCGGGTTGGCGGCGCGGTCTTCTCATGGCGCTCGGAGGCGGAGCGCTCGGTTTCGCCGTTTGGCTGATGGAGGCCTGGCTGCGCCAGGCCGGGACGGCGGCCGATTCCGCGGATGTGCTGGCTCAGATTCTGTTTTTTTTTACCAAGGCCGGCGCTTTTGTATTCGGCAGCGGGTTGGCGATCATTCCGTTTTTGCACCAGGGAGTGGTGCAGCAATTCGGCTGGCTCACCGAGCACCAATTCCTGGACGCCGTGGCCGTGGCGATGATTACCCCCGGACCCGTGGTTATCACCGTCGCTTTCATCGGCTTTCTCGTCGCCGGCCAGGCCGGCGCCATCATGGCGGCGATCGGCATTTTCCTGCCGGTCTATTTTTTTACGATTCTCCCAGCGCCCTGGTTCAAGCGCCACCGGGACAATCCTCAGCTTAAGGCCTTTGTTGACGGCGCGACGGCGGCCGCGACCGGCGCGATCACGGGCGCAGTGATCGTGTTGGGCGCGCGGGCAATCATTGATCTGCCTACGGCGGCGATCGGAGTCGTCAGCCTCGCGGTCCTGTGGCGTTTCAAAGTGCCGGAGCCGGTGCTGGTGACCGTTTCGGGACTGGTGGGATTGATACTCTGGCCGTTGGTCCGGGCCGGGTGACCGTCGCGCGTCCATAAAAGACAACAGCAGACGGGATAAAACATGCGCGCTGCTATCGTAGAGCTTGCAACTCTGTTCCTGAAACTCGGCACGATCGCTTTCGGCGGTCCCGCCGCGCACGTCGCGCTTATGGAAGAAGAAATCGTGCGGCGGAGGCGCTGGCTCAGCCACGAACAATTTCTCGATCTTCTCGGCGCGACGAATCTCATTCCCGGACCCAACTCCACGGAAATGGCGATCCATATAGGCTGGCTGCGCGCGGGCTGGAAAGGTCTCGTCGTGGCCGGAACTTGCTTCATCCTGCCGGCGATGCTCATCGTCTGGGGCTTGGCTGCCCTCTACGTCCGGTACGGCTCCATGCCGGAAGCGACCTGGCTCCTCTACGGCATCAAGCCCGTGATTATCGCCGTCATCGTTCAGGCGCTTTGGGGATTGGGCAAGGCAGCCGTCAAAGGACCGCTGACCGCCCTCGCCGGATTTGCCGTGATCGTTTTCTTTTTCTTCGGCGCCAACGAGATCCTGCTGCTCTTCGCCGCCGGCTTTGTCGTGATGGCTTTGCAGAACCTCAGGCAGGGCTCGACCATGTGCGGATTCGCGGGACTGACGGCACCGGCCCTTTCACCGTTGTTTACATTGGCCGGCGACCCATCGGTTACCATGGCGCTCAAACCCGTCACACTGACCGCCCTGACGTTTTTTTTTCTCAAGATCGGCTCGGTTCTGTTCGGCAGCGGCTATGTACTGCTCGCTTTTCTCCGCGCCGATTTGGTCGATCGTTGGCACTGGCTCACCGACCAGCAATTGCTGGACGCGGTCGCCATCGGTCAGTTCACGCCCGGACCGGTTTTTACCACCGCGACTTTTGTCGGCTATCTGATCGCCGGTTCTCCCGGAGCGGTTCTCGCCACGATCGGCATCTTTTTGCCGGCCTTTGTCTTCGTCGCCGCCAGCAGTCCGCTGATTCCGCGCCTGCGCCGTTCGCCGTGGGCCGGGGGATTCCTGGACGGCGTGAACGCGGCGTCTTTAGGACTGATGGCTGTGGTAACGTGGCAACTCGGCCGGTCGGCTTTGATCGATGCCTTCACGCTCACCCTCGCGCTCCTGTCGGCGCTGCTGGTCTTCCGTCTCAAGATCAACTCGGCCTGGCTCGTGCTCGCCGGAGGGAGTGCGGGATTTATTTACAAGCTTCTTTCGGGAATGTAAGCGGAACCAAGAGCGTTCTTATCAATCAACTAGCCAAGCGAATGATTTTACGTTAATCTTGGTTTCCTGCCCGAAAATGTCCTTGAATCCTAATGCGCCAATAGTTTGCACGGCCGGTTTCCCTCGCGTCCGCCATCGGTCCGGTGCGGCAAGGCTTAGGAGGTTGTAGGCAGTCGATATGGGATACGAAATCGTAATTCTGGTTCTTCTTATCGTCGCATGCTTGCTTGCCATGGCTGAGGTTGCCGTAACGACCGCGCGTAAATCCCGGCTTGTGGAATGGGTCAACCGAGGCAGTAAAATGGCGCGCGTAGCTCTGGAGCTCGTCGAGGCGCCTTACCGCTACCTTCACGCCATTCGGATCGGCATCACCCTGGTTTGCGTCCTGGCCGGCGCGCTCGGCGGCAGAATCATCGCCGAGCAATTTGCCGCATACATTGGCGTCGTCCCGGTGATCGAGCCCTATAGCCAGGTGATCGCTTTCGGCGCGGCCGTGGTCGTGATCGCATTTCTTTTACTTACGCTGGGTGAAATGATCCCGAAGCGCCTTGCGGCCATCGATCCGGAAAAAGTCGCGGTGTTGGTGGCGCTGCCGCTCCGCGCGCTGGCGACGGTTTTTTGGCCGGCGGTTCGTCTGGTGAGCGTATCGACCGACGCGCTGTTCCGGCTGTTCGGCGCGGCGCCCCACCGGGAGCGTCCGGTTACGGAGGAAGAGATCAAAACGTTGGTGCAGAAAGGCACCGAGGCCGGCGTCTTCGAGGAGACCGAGCAAGACATGGTCGAAGCCGTATTCCGCCTGGGCGACAGGACGGCGCGGGCTTTGATGACGCCGAGAACCCGGGTCGCCTGGCTGGACTTGAGCGATTCACCCGAGCAGATTCTGAAGAAAATAAGCGATAGCGGCCATTCCCGTTTTCCGGTGAGCGACGGCAACCTCGACAATATCGTCGGTGTGGTCCAGGCGAAGGATCTATTGGCCCGCGCTCTCGCGGCGGAACCGATCGACTTGAAGGCGTCGGCCCAGCAGCCGGCGTTCGTGCCGCGGACCATGTCCGCGCTGCATCTGCTGGAATTTTTCAAGCGGACCGGGAACCATATCGCACTCATCGTGGACGAGCACGGCGGCATCAACGGCTTGCTGACACACCACGACATTTTGCAAGCCATCGCCGGAGAGATCGCCCTGGAGGGAAGTCCGGCGGAATCCAAGGCCGTGCAACGTCACGACGGCTCATGGCTTCTGGATGGCATGCTGTCGGTCGATGAGTTCAAAGAGATCTTTCATCTGGAGAGCCTGCCGGGAGAAAATAG
It contains:
- a CDS encoding hemolysin family protein, which encodes MGYEIVILVLLIVACLLAMAEVAVTTARKSRLVEWVNRGSKMARVALELVEAPYRYLHAIRIGITLVCVLAGALGGRIIAEQFAAYIGVVPVIEPYSQVIAFGAAVVVIAFLLLTLGEMIPKRLAAIDPEKVAVLVALPLRALATVFWPAVRLVSVSTDALFRLFGAAPHRERPVTEEEIKTLVQKGTEAGVFEETEQDMVEAVFRLGDRTARALMTPRTRVAWLDLSDSPEQILKKISDSGHSRFPVSDGNLDNIVGVVQAKDLLARALAAEPIDLKASAQQPAFVPRTMSALHLLEFFKRTGNHIALIVDEHGGINGLLTHHDILQAIAGEIALEGSPAESKAVQRHDGSWLLDGMLSVDEFKEIFHLESLPGENRDAYQTLGGFLFTHMGRVPSVSDHFEWNDLRFEIVDMDGKRIDKVLVSPIGTNGPAGG
- the chrA gene encoding chromate efflux transporter — encoded protein: MPLWKLVRYFLYLGTFGFGGPVALVGFMHRNLVEQRRWITDDTYKLSLALAQIMPGPLAAQVAIAIGYFEAGVLGATLAGLAFVLPSFLMVVAISLAYVAYGGLWWMQALFYAIGATVIAIIAIAAYKLARSTNKRDPLLWGIFVALTAVTVWTQAELAEFFILSGLLVLLTHAWPGWRRGLLMALGGGALGFAVWLMEAWLRQAGTAADSADVLAQILFFFTKAGAFVFGSGLAIIPFLHQGVVQQFGWLTEHQFLDAVAVAMITPGPVVITVAFIGFLVAGQAGAIMAAIGIFLPVYFFTILPAPWFKRHRDNPQLKAFVDGATAAATGAITGAVIVLGARAIIDLPTAAIGVVSLAVLWRFKVPEPVLVTVSGLVGLILWPLVRAG
- the chrA gene encoding chromate efflux transporter; translation: MRAAIVELATLFLKLGTIAFGGPAAHVALMEEEIVRRRRWLSHEQFLDLLGATNLIPGPNSTEMAIHIGWLRAGWKGLVVAGTCFILPAMLIVWGLAALYVRYGSMPEATWLLYGIKPVIIAVIVQALWGLGKAAVKGPLTALAGFAVIVFFFFGANEILLLFAAGFVVMALQNLRQGSTMCGFAGLTAPALSPLFTLAGDPSVTMALKPVTLTALTFFFLKIGSVLFGSGYVLLAFLRADLVDRWHWLTDQQLLDAVAIGQFTPGPVFTTATFVGYLIAGSPGAVLATIGIFLPAFVFVAASSPLIPRLRRSPWAGGFLDGVNAASLGLMAVVTWQLGRSALIDAFTLTLALLSALLVFRLKINSAWLVLAGGSAGFIYKLLSGM